GCAGCTGCAGGAAAGGCAACTTTAAATTAATAGCTAGGGGAAAATCAAGTTTTGGTGGAGGTAAACAGAAGTGACAGTTTTTAATTTGCACTTTTGTAAAGCTCATTTATACCTGGCCAACCAGGAACCAAATGCAGGACAACGAAGTTCTCTGCTTCTTTTGGCTATAATGTGACAAGAAAAGGTCATCTTTTGaagatgtttaaagaaataaagcaactTTCTTTATAAACAGTCAAATAATCAATCAATGGAATAAATAAGTACTAACCCACATTTTTACCGCTCTGTAACCACTacactttacatatttttcattttggcgGCAAATTCCCCAATTTTTAGGCTAAAATCCACCAATCACTTTTAAGAGTAAAATGAACAGCCACCAAAATAAGAATATTCTTCTGTTTACTCTttggctaaaaaagaaaacaaacaaacaaaacaaaacaaaaagaaacagaagacaactCTAACACTGGTGATAAAAGAAACTGtttttttacatgtaaaataaagTTATCAATTTAAATCTTGgtacattttataaaaacaagagGTAATGTTGTAATAAAACAGCAGTAGCCTTGTCAGGCAACATACTGTTTGTTAACCCTGTGCAATAAAATACTTTGTTCATACTACACTTATTCAACATGACTAACAGTTACTACAGACATTTCAGGAATCTTCACGGGACTCCTATAGACTTACTGTTAAAACTGAGAGACATTTACAATCATAATGTGCCatgaaaacttgaaaatgttACTTCTAGTAGGAGATAATGTTCATATTATTTGAATTGGTTTTAGGTACTGAACAGCTGAGTTACAAGGACTGAAAGTGAAAAGCATTCTAAAAGCCCATGAACACTGTTGTTCACACCCTTCTTCAGAACACACTAAACTTTAAACTTGTTTGACACATTTCTCTTCATACATAGCAAGCAACAGCACCCAATAAAAGCCTGAGAAGAAATGCTGCTGTGTAAATACTGCAACTATTcctgaaaaaagaattatgggaTATATACTCCAAAGCTGCCCATTCCCATAATTTGTATTGCATAGGTCACAtaatcacacacatatatatacacacatgtgtacatatatgcacatgcaAAGAATATATTAAGACGATAATGAAGTCTAGTCACAGAGCAATTTACAGgctcaatatattttttacactttgcgtgaaagaaaatttcaatattttacaGTCTTTTAGTAGGCATTATATACACTGCACTTTATGAAATCTGAAAggtattgaaataaattttttccaacattttggTAACAAAACAGACAACGTTTCTCCATATACTTGTGCTATCTATCTACATGATCTGTTTGATCTGATAACCACTAATCACAAAAACTGACTCAAtggaataattagaaaaattatctAACACCATGCATGGATTTGAATCATTTTTAATATCCTATCCTAGAAACATTCTACAaatcttaagatttaaaaaattaagtctctgttctgatttttaaaagatatctttTTTATGACAATATCCATAACATTGACAGGTACATGTTAAGGCTAGTATCATCtccttttgtgaatttttttgacttttttttttttttaagaaagatagtAAAAGCCAGACTCCTTTAGGACTTTGAACTGTACCTACAGAGAATGAGAGTGCAGTGAACATAATGTTCAGTCCTACAGTCAGGATGCAGTTGCTCCTTCCCATTCCACAAGATACTGCACCTTTCCATCAAGTGTCACCCGACGAGCCAGTACTCGGTATTTTTCACCACATGCTATTCTACCTGCAGCACCAAAATAACTGGTAATGGAGTTTTTTAGATGATTGAGTTGCAACTCCTGATCTGCTAAGTTATTCAAAATCTCTGTGTTGAGTTCATCAAATTGGTAATCTTCTTTGCCTTCATCATCTTTTACAATTTCTGAGTTCTGAGTCTGGAGTGCTCTTCTTGGAAGACGACCCCTTCTTCTCCGTAAATGTGGTATTGCAGCAGGCCAAGATCTTCCTGTACGAGTTCTTTTTCTGGAGTCAGATAATCTacggaacaaaaaaaaaaaaaaaaaaaaaaaaaaaaaaaaaaaaaggccataatTGTCTACTGAGTTTATAAGGCATCCTTTGCCCAAACAATgtgttctcagattttttttctatcacacTACTCTAAGTATATACCCTTGGTGACATAAACATCAGCCAAACCAAAACAATACAtgctatttttataaatggaTTATCACTCGCCTTCATTAGACTCCATCACCTTCTTGGGGCTGACCTTTGAAGAGCTTTTCTTCCTTAACAATGTATTATTAAGCTTAAAAGAATCAGAGGAAGTTTTTAATTACGAGGCCAATGAGACAAATTCTTACCAAGAAGAGGCCCTATTCATTAGTCAGATATTGTCAACAGTCTtatcattaaaaagaagaaagttcattcactcattcaatgcAGCAAATACTTAATAAGTACCTCCTATATATACAACATTGTTCCATGGGCTTAAATAGATGGTAAAGCTAGAATAAATGTTCTCTTATTACCAGTTCTAGGCATAGTGAACTAATGTAATGAACTGGAATAAGCACAAAGTACAAATCAGGGTACCTTGAATCTACCTCTGTGATACTGGCCAAATTCAAATCTCTTATCCTCTGTATTCTCTTCTGTGAAGAGATTAAGTGAAGAGGTTGAACTAGATAATTTTTGAGGTCCTTTTCAGCTCAGGAATTCAAtgattttataatcttttaaCAAGGGAGAATACAGCCTAAGTTAAATTCAAAGACTTTATAATCATACTGCCTGACTCAACATCCCAGTTCTGTTATGCTTGTTAATGACCATGCTTGTTTCTTAAAACCTGttagtttcagtttctttatctttaaaatgggaataacagatCTACGACTCAAAAGActgttttaagaatttaaaaaggcaATGTATGTGGAAAGTTTAGCACAATGCTTGGTGAAAGGCCAAACACAGTTCAATTATTcacaatccattaaaaaatgagttacattttaagctttttaatACTCTGAATTTTGTACAATTTACACAGCAGTTTTTGAAGtgttaacaaaaattaaactaAGGGAAGTATAAAACTTGCAAGCTCATAGCTCTGACCCCAAGGAAACTaatttttcattcctgatacaTCATGCTTTGGGAAAGGCATCATTCTGAAgaattaggttaaataaaatattagagaagTCTGCTGATAGAAATCCTGAGTTTAAAATCTTCTTAGTAACAAAAGGATTTACATGTCTGATTcagatattaagaaaaaaagtactcctaaagataaaaattcctaaagataaaaaattttagataaaaatattatctaaataTTAGGAGCATAAAAAGGTCTCAAGGAAAAGAGCACAGCCTATTAACACCAGTATACCTCTTCTGTGCACAGAGCAAAATCtcctaataaatttttaatgtttgagctCTGAAAAGCAGAAATTTCAGATGAATATTAATAACAACCTAAAGAATTTACATATAGATGCTTCTCAAAAGCTGAAAGGCATATTTACATCACTTTCAATtgctaaaaatttatttaatcattactttacaaagaaaaagaatctagAAGAAAATTAGttaagaaataagaatataaaatatctaccCATAATGCCTGGAAATGCTAGACGAGGTAGTTTCTTTTGTACTGGAAGCACCCGTGAAATCCACATCTGAGGTATTGGATGAATGTGCAGTTCCCTCAGTTCTCCTAAgacaaaagaatttaaatggTATAACGACTATATTACATAACAatagaaatattcatttccccccaaaagaaaattcctagaataggagaaaataactTTCTATTTACCCTATAGAACAAGGTAAATCCAAGGTAGGATTCTCTGAAATTGATTCCTTatcctggaaaataaaaaataacatacttaAAGCATGGCTCTAAAGTAAACTAAAAAGATACTCATTTCTCAGTTAATTTCAAGCATCCGTCCTCTTTGAGAGTATATACCAACACATCCTCTTACCAAAGGTGGCTCAGCAGTTTTCTGAATCATTTTTCTTGTATATGGGCCAGGTGGACGACCTactgattttttctttccttttttttctatgccATTGCTTACATCCCTGAAACATAAAATCATTATGTATTTAATCTCtgcataaagaaaaacaaaaagacaatggaCAATATATACTGGCTTAGCTCCACTTATGTAATAATTAGGTTACACTTATTTTTATACTAATggtaacaaaaaccaaaaaaattaaatgtaagttGAATCTACCAATTTAGTCAAGTGCATACAGAGAACACATTccaatttaaataaacatttcttgactcagatattatttacatatgaaaagtttaaggaaaaaacttttctctttactacaattgtgaaaaatatatacaacctCAAagttaacaaacaaaaacaaaaacagactacTATACTGGAAGGAAGATTTCCAAATCCCCAAGATTTCCATTATTTAGTCCAGGTTGTTACTATGTAGGCCCTTAAGGGAGTATTTTAAGAATTTACTACTAAAAGTAATTATGAATTTAGTCATTACCCACATGGAGCCAGGAATtatctatattaaaatatagtaGCTATAAATACAGGTTgcctttagaaataaatatatatattcttgaatGATATCAATCATAAAGAGAGTGAAACCCAGGGTGGAAGAGTGTAGAAGGAATCCTTTATATTAGGCAGGGAGTCATTCAAAAGGTACAATTAGAAAGATCTAGAAAACCAGTTTTTGAGACATAAAAGCAAATATCAAGCAAGAAGGGGGAAAATAGCAAGTCAAGGACATCTCTAATTAATAGAAGGGAATAAGAAAAGGGCAAATATCAATATAGAGAACATCTacttcatccattcaacaaacattatcTACCatataaaaaaaggggggggggggctataaTAGAAATGCAAAGATCTTCCCTGTGCTAAGGGGTCCATAATACAGTCAGAAAGTGATAAAGATACATACAAAAAGGCTGATAAAAAGAGTTAAGTGCTATAAGAAAGTTACCcaggaaattttaatttcctgTGTTTTTACACAGACAAGGAATAACACCATAGAATAGGCTAGAAAGAGGTGAATGGAGCAAACTAGAAAAGAAACTACTCCAGACACCAAACTAAAGTTGGGCAATAAAGGTAGAAGTACAAGGAAGGAGAAAGTAGGGGAGCTAGAGGAATAAAGCATAACTAGAACTAAAATCAAAAGTCTCAAGGATAAAATAGATGGAAGtatagttggttttttttgttttttttttaagatgatcaACATTTATACAGGATCCCTGGATTAAACAAAGTATTTTCAGATTAAAAGGACCAATTCATACATAGGACCCAGAAGGAATAGAGAATGCCTTGAAAGAAAGTTGAACCATTTCCCGGTAGCATCAAATGAACTAGCTAACACAGATGGAGTGTCTTATTAATGTGATAGGAATGAGAAAATTTGTGTAAACCTTTTTCTAATCCATAATATGGGCAACTGATAGCAAAGGATTAATGATAAAATCTGAAAGTGATAGGAGTAAATATGCTttgctttagggaaaaaaaaacaacaacctaaaAGCATTATCTACTTTATTACACATTCAAATGGATATGAAACACTGTTAACCCTGGGTTATTACTTTTTCTTACTCTCCAGGTACTCTCATACCTTTTATTTACTCCTTAAATTTCCCTCTCTGCACAACCCTCAGCCATCTTTATACCTCAGtatttcactgagaaaacagaagctacCAAACAATAACTTCAGTCATCTTCCAAATGCCAAATCTACAGCAGAACTACTACCTGTACCTATTTTCACCCAATTTCAACAAAAGGGTTCTAAAAGTCCTCCTATCAAATATCAAAGGCCACTCCCATGTTTAAGTTCTAAATCCCTTCCCTTTGGATTCTCAAGGACTTTACAATATTTTCAGTtacctgtccctctctcctgtaCCAATCTCTTTTCCACTGGATCATTCCTAGTAGCACATAAAAACAGGTTccaattaattttctatttaaaagtcATCACTTGAgtacttcctttcctcttcagcTTCCATTTGTCTACCTCTCTTCAAAGTAAAACTACTTCTGAGTGTTCTCACACAaacattttccactttctccctTCTTATTCAGAGTTCTTAATTTcccatttcccccttttcctttattatcattattattatatgaatCTGCCTATGTCCTTTATTGGTAGAAAAAGCCcggttttgacattttaattgaGCAGTGCTGGACTCAATCATACTTCAACCCATTTCAGTCTGACTTCTATCTTTACCTCTccaaaaaaacctgtttttgtcAAGGCCATTAATAACAGAATGTTATCTTATCCAACAATCATTCTCCTTTCACCTTAAATCCATCTCTCAACAGCATTCAATACCGTTTAATATGCTCATCTTTCTGAAACACCCCCCTTCTCTTGATTTTCAGGGCACTAAACTTTCCTAGTTTCCTCCTATCTCATTGATCATTCTTTTTTAGCCTCCTGTTTCTTTCACCTCTTCCAAATCTCTAAATGATAACAGGGCATTACTCTGGGCCTCATTCTCTCCCCCACCAACTCCTTGCTTCCTAGgtaatttcattcattctcatagCCTTATAAATCAGCTTCCAAATTTGTATCATGTGTCCTAACCCTTCCTGAGCTCCTGACACACCCAGCTGTCTATATCTAACATCATCATCATTTAGATATTCCTTGTAAAAATCTCAAACTCAATTAGTATGACACAGAAGAATGCTTCGTTCACCTTGCCAAAATCTGTTCTTGTAGGTCTTGACACCAGACATCACCACCCACCAGCTGCTCAAGCCAGAAATCTGGGCTTTGTGTAACttgatttctccctttctttcataaGTTTAAATCATTAGCTAACCTAATGAATTTTGCCTCCAATAGAAGtcttaaatctattttgtctccATTTGACTGAAACCACTACCCAGGCAATCTCTTACACCTAGATGACTGCAAGagtcttcatttttgtttgcttctgttcTTACCTCTATACCTATCCACTCTCCAAAAGCACacaaagaagtatttttaaaggataattcAATCTGCTTACATCTTTAAATAGCTCCCCATGATTCTTAAAAAATTCCTCAAAGACCTACACAACTCTACATGATCACGCCCCATCCAAACTTTCCAACACCTGATGCTAGTCTCTAGCCCTCATTCATACGTCACTAGTCTGTGAATTCCTAGAACATAACTCACATCCTTCATACTCATTATTTCCACCACCTGCAGTattcttccctttgttctttcACATTGGTAGGTTAGTCTCATTCTTTGAGTTTTAGCTTAAATATCATCTTAGATAGGTCTTTAAGATTCCTTCTTAAAAGTAAACCACTTTACCTCTAACCATCCCAGTACAGCCTAAATCCAAATGCTATGCCCTACATGGCACCAGAATGACCTGTAATTATTTATCACCTTTCTTCACCACTATACTGTAAACCCCATCAAGGCAGAAggaaagtctgttttgtttgttattgtatCCCCAGCACTTAGACAGTTAAGTTGCTTGATAAATGgaattaataaatggataaatgaatgaatgaaaaatgaacaaacgaaCAAGCCAGTACTTAAGCTGTCTGCTAAACAAAACCAATAGGCTTATTCCTAGAAAGcctaatatctaaaataaataaataaacatctaacaTTAACTCTTTGTACCTTGTCTAAGCAAGAAAttataaacaggaaaacaaatcagGGTAACTGCCACTTATACTTTCATATATACTAATGAGactaaataacacatttttagtTACAAATAAGCTAAAGAGAAAAACTAAGCCACAGATCAACTTTTACCTTGAATCAGATATAGGTTTGGATGCCTTTCTgcctttaattttaaattcatggGATGTTCCTTCAGGttctttctctgctttgaaaGCCACATTTGGTGGCACAGGAGGAACACGAATTCGCAACCCAAACAaatgcttcttcttctttatttctttcccagACATaaacctaaatttttaaaaaaattaactaaaaatttaaaaactgaacacaTATACATGTCAGACCCTAACTCACAACTTTCAGATATAAAGCCTTTATAGATGAAAGTCCACCCAACCCTACAAAACTCgctctttccctttgctttccTGGATTCTTATCTGCTCCCAGAGTCAATCCACAGTAGGATACAATGGCGAAGGAGGTCGGGGGGAAGGATAGGatcagaaggaagggagaagagcacacatccacttttctttttaaaacgtGGCATctatgcttcagattctgtgtctctttctctctgtctttcccctgcttgtgctctctctctcaaaaataaacaaacattaaaaaattttttttaaataataaaacatggcatctaactttttaaaggaagaagagtAGAGAGTGGTGTCTTTTTAGTCCCAATATGTGTTTTCCATATTTCATTGTCCTGTTTAAAAGATCTCAAAAATGGTTTAGGAAAAGAAGAATTCTATTTCAGAGTGAATCTGTGAGGGGAGAAACCCTGGTCAGAAAGTAACAGGTGTTAGCACTGGAAAAGAGAACCCAATATGAGAGgtccagaaaataaaaggagtgTCTAGTGTGTCATATTTAGAATTGGAAATAATCTG
The sequence above is drawn from the Neofelis nebulosa isolate mNeoNeb1 chromosome 2, mNeoNeb1.pri, whole genome shotgun sequence genome and encodes:
- the MTF2 gene encoding metal-response element-binding transcription factor 2 isoform X3 is translated as MVCTICQEEYSEAPNEMVICDKCGQGYHQLCHTPHIDSSVIDSDEKWLCRQCVFATTTKRGGALKKGPNAKALQVMKQTLPYSVADLEWDAGHKTNVQQCYCYCGGPGDWYLKMLQCCKCKQWFHEACVQCLQKPMLFGDRFYTFICSVCSSGPEYLKRLPLQWVDIAHLCLYNLSVIHKKKYFDSELELMTYINENWDRLHPGELADTPKSERYEHVLEALNDYKTMFMSGKEIKKKKHLFGLRIRVPPVPPNVAFKAEKEPEGTSHEFKIKGRKASKPISDSRDVSNGIEKKGKKKSVGRPPGPYTRKMIQKTAEPPLDKESISENPTLDLPCSIGRTEGTAHSSNTSDVDFTGASSTKETTSSSISRHYGLSDSRKRTRTGRSWPAAIPHLRRRRGRLPRRALQTQNSEIVKDDEGKEDYQFDELNTEILNNLADQELQLNHLKNSITSYFGAAGRIACGEKYRVLARRVTLDGKVQYLVEWEGATAS